Genomic DNA from Pseudomonadota bacterium:
TGGACAAGGCGGTTCACATCAAAGTGGCCTTCGATGAATTGCTCAAGCGCTTGACGGGCCGAAGAACTTGTCAATCCTGTGGGCAGATGTTCAACGTCTACACCTCGCCGCCTAAGGTCGAGGGTGTCTGCGACAAATGTGGCGGTCAGTTGCTTCAGCGCGACGACGATAACGAAGAAACTATTCGTCGCCGTCTGCAGGTCTACGAAGATCAAACCCAGCCTTTGATCGAGTTTTACGAAGATCAAGGCAAGCTGGTGACAGTGCCCGGCTTGGGAGAAATCGACGAGGTGTTTGCGCGCGTTGTTCAATCCTTGGATCGTTAATTGGAACCGGTCCCGGAGTCGGTTGGGGTTTGAGCCCCATCCGGCGCCAGGATCTGAAGTTCTTGGTCCTTGATGGCCAGTTGGCGCTGGCCGGCCAATGTTGCGGTCAGGATTTCTCCAACAGCCTTACTTCGCCAGCCCTGGAGCACGGGGATATCCCGCTGGCC
This window encodes:
- a CDS encoding adenylate kinase — encoded protein: MRIVLLGAPGSGKGTQAKLLVEKYGIPQVSTGDLLRAAVAAGTPLGQRAKAAMDAGELVTDEVVLGMIRERVGDEDATNGFILDGFPRNLVQAGALDNLLADLKQPVDKAVHIKVAFDELLKRLTGRRTCQSCGQMFNVYTSPPKVEGVCDKCGGQLLQRDDDNEETIRRRLQVYEDQTQPLIEFYEDQGKLVTVPGLGEIDEVFARVVQSLDR